The following proteins are encoded in a genomic region of Phaeodactylum tricornutum CCAP 1055/1 chromosome 1, whole genome shotgun sequence:
- a CDS encoding predicted protein, with amino-acid sequence MASIINIMNTAPPDDTSNRKRLIRDSLVEFLATTVFVYAGTLSALSTGRTLVGQGGSEDVARILPIAMSFGISILALAHSIGHLTGGHMNPGVTFLMFLRRQISATKMACYMFCQFLGALLASSLVWGSTAKLESFGDADSVTRPPFDLGSTTVDGSISTGNAFLLEFMGSFFFYFVIAQTALDKRGIATSMFPAIPIGLILVVVHICLIPFTGCGVNPARTFGPSMVVCMVGDRCSDVVGSWYWIYYVGPFLAAFAVAEVTMLIDTDVEGDQQVSGDMGAKHQKDDTDEENAAPQA; translated from the exons ATGGCTTCCATTATCAACATCATGAACACGGCTCCGCCGGACGATACGTCTAACAGGAAGCGTCTGATCCGCGATAGTCTCGTTGAGTTCTTGGCGACGACTGTCTTTGTATATGCCGGTACCCTGTCAGCTTTGTCAACC GGTCGCACGCTCGTTGGTCAGGGTGGTTCCGAGGATGTTGCACGAATCTTGCCCATTGCCAT GTCTTTCGGCATTTCGATCCTGGCTCTGGCACACTCCATTGGTCACCTCACTGGTGGTCATATGAACCCAGGAGTAACCTTTTTGATGTTTCTACGTCGTCAAATCTCGGCCACCAAGATGGCATGCTACATGTTCTGCCAGTTTCTCGGTGCTCTTCTCGCGAGTTCGCTCGTTTGGGGGAGTACCGCCAAGCTCGAGAGCTTTGGCGATGCTGATTCTGTCACTCGACCTCCGTTTGACCTTGGATCAACTACGGTTGACGGAAGCATTTCTACCGGCAACGCGTTTCTGCTCGAGTTCATGGGTAGTTTCTTCTTCTACTTTGTGATCGCCCAGACTGCGCTCGATAAGCGTGGAATTGCCACCTCGATGTTTCCTGCCATTCCAATCGGGCTCATTTTGGTTGTCGTCCACATTTGCCTGATCCCTTTCACCGGATGTGGCGTCAACCCTGCTCGTACGTTTGGACCTTCTATGGTTGTGTGCATGGTCGGAGACCGCTGCTCGGATGTCGTCGGAAGCTGGTATTGGATCTACTATGTTGGACCTTTCCTTGCTGCATTTGCCGTCGCCGAAGTAACAATGTTGATTGACACGGATGTTGAAGGCGATCAGCAGGTTAGTGGAGACATGGGAGCCAAGCATCAGAAGGATGATACCGATGAGGAAAACGCCGCGCCTCAGGCCTGA
- the hCDK2 gene encoding predicted protein (hypothetical cyclin dependent kinase 2) has protein sequence MEIRKRARDQKAGSEVDGRNRRETANGRSVNVSDLYEKIGRVGEGTYGIVYKARNLQTKEYVALKRCIPHNESSDGFPVTTLREIQSLRICGRHPNVVALETVAVSKNGVFLVFEFCEHDLADLIDRHYQKHKKSPFRESSVKTLLIQLLGALDYVHCHHLIHRDLKLSNLLYTRRGVLKLADFGLSRPFSSSGNNAALTPQVASLWYRPPELLLGSRQYTQSIDIWATGCIFAEFLQGMPLLNGKTEADQLNRMFHTLGVPDDLEWPDLPAMPLLQDGTIRLPDRQTSLNTLLDTFAFLSTEGLRLLCTLLRYDPNRRGTARQALTSHYFSDLPLPTTEADMPKFR, from the coding sequence ATGGAGATcagaaaaagagcaagagaTCAGAAAGCGGGTTCCGAAGTGGACGGCCGTAACAGACGGGAGACTGCGAATGGACGCTCCGTCAACGTTTCGGACTTGTACGAAAAGATTGGTCGCGTTGGTGAAGGAACTTACGGGATTGTCTACAAAGCACGAAATCTCCAAACAAAAGAGTACGTCGCGCTGAAACGATGTATTCCACACAACGAATCAAGTGATGGTTTTCCGGTCACTACTCTTCGAGAAATCCAATCTTTGCGAATTTGCGGTAGGCACCCCAACGTTGTCGCACTGGAAACAGTTGCCGTTTCGAAGAATGGCGTTTTTCTCGTGTTTGAATTTTGCGAGCACGATCTTGCGGATCTAATCGATCGGCACTATCAAAAGCATAAAAAAAGCCCTTTTCGAGAATCCTCTGTCAAAACACTTCTGATCCAGCTTCTTGGTGCCTTGGATTATGTGCATTGCCATCATTTGATTCACCGAGATCTCAAATTGAGCAATTTGTTGTATACCCGACGAGGGGTTTTGAAACTCGCCGATTTTGGTTTGTCGCGCCCATTTTCTTCCAGTGGCAACAACGCAGCGCTCACACCGCAAGTCGCTTCTCTCTGGTACCGTCCTCCCGAACTACTCCTAGGAAGCAGGCAATATACGCAATCAATTGACATATGGGCTACGGGATGCATATTTGCAGAGTTCTTGCAGGGAATGCCACTATTAAATGGAAAAACAGAAGCAGATCAGTTGAATAGGATGTTTCACACCCTCGGCGTTCCAGACGATCTCGAATGGCCTGATCTACCGGCGATGCCTCTTCTTCAAGACGGCACCATCAGGCTTCCTGACAGACAAACAAGTCTCAATACGTTATTGGATACATTTGCTTTTCTGTCGACAGAAGGTCTTCGCCTTCTCTGCACATTGCTTCGGTATGATCCGAACAGGCGAGGAACCGCTCGACAAGCTTTAACATCCCACTATTTTTCGGACCTGCCTTTGCCCACTACCGAAGCAGACATGCCGAAATTTCGGTAA
- a CDS encoding predicted protein, which produces MKTAYDWNEDSKISDAPTYKVVGWELNTRAKPGPRWVNLRPLLDSRHLAVQAADLNLKLMKWRMLPDLQVEKLQKTKVLIIGAGTLGCTVARVLLGWGVRNFTFVDYGKVSYSNPVRQSLFTLDDCHADGGGGRPKAEAAAEALKEIAADVQSKGVTLSIPMPGHIETREAIETSVNALDQLMQPCDVAFLLTDTRESRWLPTLMAATYGKTMINAALGLDSWLVMRHGGGLLERRRFGCYFCNDVVAPENSMKNRTVDQQCTVTRPGLAPIASSMAVELMVSLLHHADGFPLGVIPQQIRGSLVTYTMMTPTVPAFCHCTACSAGVVDSYLHDKVELVFQTCQSSGGSFLAGISGLTAFRADAAEKFDESGAWDDDHEDEV; this is translated from the exons ATGAAGACTGCATACGACTGGAACGAGGACTCCAAGATCTCAGACGCCCCAACTTACAAGGTAGTCGGTTGGGAATTGAATACTCGCGCAAAACCAGGACCTCGCTGGGTGAATCTTCGTCCCTTGCTTGATTCTCGGCATTTAGCCGTTCAAGCTGCCGATCTCAATCTGAAGCTTATGAAATGGCGGATGCTACCAGACCTGCAAGTTGAAAAGCTTCAAAAGACAAAAGTTCTCATTATTGGAGCGGGAACTCTTGGCTGTACGGTGGCGAGGGTTTTACTTGGCTGGGGTGTACGAAACTTCACGTTCGTCGACTACGGGAAGGTTAGTTATTCGAACCCGGTGCGCCAATCTTTGTTTACGCTCGATGATTGCCATGCAGATGGAGGAGGTGGACGCCCAAAAGCAGAAGCTGCGGCAGAGGCTTTGAAAGAAATCGCAGCTGATGTCCAGAGCAAAGGCGTTACGCTTTCAATTCCCATGCCAGGCCACATTGAAACTCGAGAAGCTATCGAGACTTCTGTGAATGCACTCGATCAGCTTATGCAACCTTGTGATGTAGCTTTTCTATTGACGGACACCCGAGAGTCGAGGTGGCTGCCGACACTTATGGCTGCAACCTACGGTAAAACCATGATCAATGCAGCGCTTGGTTTAGATAGCTGGTTGGTGATGCGGCACGGTGGTGGCCTCCTGGAACGACGTCGCTTTGGCTGTTACTTTTGCAATGATGTAGTTGCTCCTGAAAATTCAATGAAAAATCGAACGGTGGACCAACAATGCACTGTCACTCGCCCTGGCTTAGCTCCTATTGCTAGCTCAATGGCAGTGGAGTTGATGGTATCACTGCTGCATCACGCTGATGGGTT CCCACTCGGTGTCATTCCGCAACAAATAAGAGGCTCGCTAGTAACTTACACCATGATGACGCCGACCGTGCCGGCTTTTTGTCATTGCACTGCATGCTCAGCTGGTGTCGTGGATTCCTATCTGCACGATAAGGTAGAACTCGTGTTTCAAACATGCCAGTCGTCAGGGGGTTCCTTTTTGGCAGGGATATCTGGCTTGACAGCTTTCAGGGCGGATGCTGCTGAAAAGTTTGACGAATCGGGAGCATGGGATGACGATCACGAAGACGAGGTCTAA